A genome region from Gossypium hirsutum isolate 1008001.06 chromosome A04, Gossypium_hirsutum_v2.1, whole genome shotgun sequence includes the following:
- the LOC107903336 gene encoding GDSL esterase/lipase At1g28570 has translation MATSSSCSSLKQHFLVFLIVIIRSIINSPVNGCFTSIFSFGDSLTDTGNLLEISISEPTKTPHSAFLPYGRTFFHHPTGRFCDGRLVIDFLAETLGFSFLPPFYGSKSGKWEKFQKGANFAVASATALNSSFLAEQGIHSVSTNISLGVEVNSFKHLLPSLCSSSSNCKELLRKSLIVMGEIGGNDYNHAFKQGKDIDNIQRLVPLVVDIISSSINELIELGAVTFLVPGNFPIGCSPSLLTKFHGSEKDQYDPLTGCLTWLNQFSQHHNELLRKELENIRNLHPQINIIYVDYYKAAMPFYQSPKKFGFKETLKACCGIGGLYNYDPLIYCGYPPLKQCCNDPSSYISWDGIHYTEVVNKWLAHTVFKELMNTIPRLRSLCPSSTVNKLRILYPMFGV, from the exons ATGGCTACTTCTTCATCATGTTCCTCGTTGAAACAACACTTCCTTGTATTTCTCATTGTAATAATAAGAAGCATTATTAATTCACCAGTAAATGGATGTTTCACATCGATTTTCAGCTTTGGTGATTCATTAACTGATACAGGCAATTTACTTGAGATTTCAATTTCAGAACCCACCAAAACTCCTCATTCTGCTTTTCTTCCCTATGGCCGCACCTTCTTTCACCATCCCACCGGCCGATTCTGCGATGGCCGCTTGGTTATAGATTTCCTCG CTGAAACTTTGGGATTTTCCTTTTTACCACCATTTTATGGATCTAAAAGTGGAAAATGGGAGAAATTCCAAAAGGGAGCGAATTTTGCAGTGGCGAGTGCTACTGCACTGAATTCGTCGTTTCTTGCTGAACAAGGAATCCACAGTGTCTCCACCAACATTTCTTTGGGAGTTGAAGTGAATTCCTTCAAACATTTATTGCCATCtctttgctcatcttcttcaa ATTGCAAAGAGCTCCTAAGGAAGTCCTTGATTGTGATGGGAGAGATTGGAGGAAATGATTACAATCATGCATTCAAGCAAGGGAAAGACATTGATAATATCCAACGACTTGTCCCTCTTGTTGTTGACATCATATCTTCATCAATCAAT GAGTTGATCGAGTTAGGGGCAGTGACATTTTTGGTCCCCGGAAACTTTCCTATTGGATGCTCCCCATCTTTGCTGACAAAATTTCATGGTTCAGAAAAGGATCAATATGATCCCTTAACTGGTTGTCTAACATGGTTGAACCAATTCTCTCAACACCACAATGAATTACTTCGAAAAGAACTCGAAAACATCCGAAACCTTCATCCCCAAATCAACATTATTTATGTTGATTATTACAAAGCTGCAATGCCGTTTTACCAGTCTCCAAAAAAATTTG GATTTAAAGAAACTTTGAAGGCATGTTGTggaattggaggtctttataatTACGATCCGTTGATATATTGTGGTTATCCGCCATTAAAACAATGCTGCAACGACCCTTCTTCGTATATTAGCTGGGATGGGATTCATTATACAGAAGTTGTCAACAAATGGCTTGCCCATACTGTATTTAAAGAATTGATGAACACCATTCCTAGATTAAGGAGCTTGTGTCCCTCATCCACCGTAAACAAACTGAGAATTCTATATCCAATGTTTGGGGTCTAA
- the LOC107902125 gene encoding probable LRR receptor-like serine/threonine-protein kinase At3g47570: MNEQETVRNLNFFQRVSVAIDVAHALEYLHHRCEIPIIHCDLKPSNILLNEEMVAHISDFGLAKLLSRDSYSANQSSSLGFRGTIGYARPEYGMGSELSTKGDVYSYGILLLEMFTGKRPTDERFKESLSLHNFVKPTLPEQITEIIDPILLQQRVTRRTIANITPNRNILGNGRHL; the protein is encoded by the exons ATGAATGAACAAGAGACCGTGAGAAACCTGAACTTCTTCCAAAGGGTTAGTGTGGCCATAGATGTTGCCCACGCACTGGAGTATCTACACCATCGTTGCGAGATACCGATCATTCATTGTGACCTCAAGCCAAGCAATATTCTACTCAATGAGGAAATGGTTGCCCATATAAGTGACTTTGGCTTAGCAAAACTCCTTTCTAGAGATAGCTATTCTGCTAACCAGTCAAGCTCCCTTGGATTTAGAGGAACTATTGGTTATGCTCGACCGG AATATGGCATGGGAAGTGAGTTGTCAACTAAAGGTGACGTGTATAGTTATGGGATCCTCTTGCTAGAGATGTTTACAGGGAAAAGGCCAACTGATGAAAggtttaaagaaagtttaagtcTTCACAACTTTGTTAAGCCAACTTTGCCTGAACAAATTACTGAGATTATAGATCCCATTCTTCTTCAACAAAGAGTCACTCGAAGAACAATTGCAAACATTACACCCAATAGAAACATTTTGGGAAATGGTAGGCATCTTTAG